The proteins below are encoded in one region of Spirochaetota bacterium:
- a CDS encoding MBL fold metallo-hydrolase, with protein sequence MRKHKKSNMYVRFWGVRGSIPTPGKDFITYGGNTSCVELRCGSTILVFDAGTGIRMLGKALTKEFSSKPVEVHLFISHTHWDHIQGFPFFELAYNKQASIFFYGGHSVSTLEKLILGQMDREYFPVTLFELSSNIHFVELSDNPFTINDITIYYTHLFHPGLSLGFRIEYNSHVFVYANDNEVLNDPELGDYNLKNIGNLIHNADILVADCQYTPEEYATHIGWGHSSVESVARVASCFNVKHLITFHHDPNHTDRDITRAIKQARSLSLPIKISAAKEGQIIYI encoded by the coding sequence ATGAGGAAACATAAAAAAAGCAACATGTATGTCCGCTTCTGGGGTGTGAGAGGCTCTATCCCTACTCCAGGGAAAGATTTTATTACTTATGGTGGTAACACTTCATGTGTGGAGCTGCGGTGCGGTTCTACTATTCTTGTTTTTGATGCTGGAACTGGCATACGAATGTTGGGCAAAGCGTTAACAAAGGAATTTTCTTCAAAGCCTGTTGAGGTTCACTTATTTATAAGCCATACTCACTGGGATCATATTCAGGGCTTCCCATTCTTTGAGCTGGCATACAATAAACAGGCTTCTATTTTTTTTTACGGAGGTCACAGTGTCTCTACGCTTGAAAAGCTTATTTTAGGACAGATGGACAGAGAGTATTTCCCTGTAACCTTATTTGAACTATCATCCAACATACATTTTGTTGAGCTATCGGACAACCCTTTTACTATAAATGATATCACCATTTACTACACACATCTTTTCCATCCGGGATTATCATTGGGGTTTCGCATTGAATACAACAGCCATGTGTTTGTTTATGCCAACGACAATGAAGTATTAAACGACCCTGAATTAGGTGACTACAATCTGAAAAATATTGGCAATCTTATACATAATGCGGATATCCTTGTTGCTGACTGCCAGTATACCCCTGAGGAATATGCAACCCATATAGGGTGGGGACATTCATCAGTTGAATCCGTTGCACGTGTTGCATCTTGCTTTAATGTGAAACATTTAATCACATTTCATCATGATCCCAACCATACTGACCGCGATATCACCAGAGCTATCAAACAAGCCCGATCCCTTTCACTTCCAATAAAAATATCTGCTGCAAAAGAAGGGCAAATTATTTATATTTAA
- a CDS encoding histidine phosphatase family protein — protein sequence MKSIVLHNTYLCMRHAQSEANEQHIIKSDPATAIGSFGLTKEGEKQVLQAIVTDKRLCSITHIYSSDFLRAYQTAEIIARYLNNIPVITDSRLRERYFGQFEGTNSENYHIIWDMDCKLENTTDCYDVEPIHAVAKRMLSFLQDCERIHRHHTILIVSHGDPLQILYAIANGLAPQQFTSLPHFANAEIRQLPKTFAIQEEYA from the coding sequence ATGAAATCAATTGTATTGCACAACACCTATCTTTGCATGCGCCATGCACAAAGTGAAGCCAATGAACAGCACATTATCAAAAGCGATCCTGCTACAGCTATAGGCAGCTTTGGGCTGACAAAAGAAGGGGAAAAGCAGGTTTTACAGGCGATAGTTACTGATAAGAGGCTTTGTTCTATTACTCACATCTATTCATCGGATTTTTTGCGTGCATATCAAACGGCAGAGATTATTGCAAGGTACTTAAACAATATTCCAGTTATCACTGATTCAAGACTTCGCGAGCGTTATTTTGGCCAGTTTGAAGGCACAAATAGCGAAAATTATCATATAATTTGGGATATGGACTGCAAATTAGAAAATACTACTGACTGCTATGATGTTGAACCCATTCATGCAGTTGCAAAAAGGATGTTGTCATTTTTGCAAGATTGTGAGAGAATTCATCGTCACCATACTATACTCATAGTATCACATGGAGATCCTTTACAAATTCTATATGCTATTGCAAATGGACTTGCACCACAACAGTTTACATCATTACCGCATTTTGCAAATGCTGAGATACGACAATTACCAAAAACATTTGCCATTCAGGAGGAATATGCATGA
- a CDS encoding sodium/solute symporter (Members of the Solute:Sodium Symporter (SSS), TC 2.A.21 as described in tcdb.org, catalyze solute:Na+ symport. Known solutes for members of the family include sugars, amino acids, nucleosides, inositols, vitamins, urea or anions, depending on the system.), translated as MIKGTILDFSIIVFYFLFILGFGTFFGKYVKTTKDFFFGGQRFTWWLIGFSCVATTVGSYSFIKYSAVAFQYGFSSTMTYLNDWFILPLFVFIWLPIIYYSRITSIPEYFEKRFDKTTRTISVIILLIYLLGYIGINLYTIGVAFNAMFGWDVMVTAILISFVCAVYMHAGGQTSVIMTDLAQALLLLSAGFLIFFLGIDKIGSLSSFWNSLPYQFKLPFSPFNSPPDFNFVGIFWQDAFGSSMAFYFLNQGILMRFMSVRSPRDGRKAMFLVCLVLMPLAAFAVANAGWIGRSMQQLGLLPDTLDPNHIFVDVAFAITKPGIFGFIMAALIAALMSTIDTLINGVAAIGVNDIVKKIVPNKEDRFYLTWARTISLAAAIIGVALVPLFMQFKSIYLAHGTFIAAVTPPMIVTILFGILWKRYTTQAATATLIVGSIAMLISIKWPGILTMLSHGVAPEGLQYMRALYGLIVCTAISIVVTVITKQKELSTIPGLVVDSIYDGKVLFKGGQPDDFDEGKIVHCYIAETNEGVSLSTKMMEYLQAKPGDILYIADERWWLGGLRSIHAKAGIPHQGDDNVIFLGTELIHQGNLDVNRRVSVVKII; from the coding sequence ATGATTAAAGGTACTATACTTGATTTTTCAATTATTGTATTTTATTTTCTTTTTATATTAGGGTTTGGCACTTTCTTTGGCAAATATGTGAAAACCACAAAAGATTTCTTTTTTGGCGGGCAGCGGTTTACCTGGTGGCTAATTGGCTTTAGCTGTGTAGCTACTACAGTGGGATCCTACAGTTTTATTAAATATTCAGCCGTTGCATTCCAATATGGATTTTCTTCAACTATGACATATCTCAATGACTGGTTCATATTGCCCTTATTTGTATTTATATGGCTACCAATTATATATTACTCGCGAATAACTTCAATACCTGAATACTTTGAAAAACGTTTTGATAAAACCACGCGCACTATTAGCGTTATTATTCTTTTGATTTACTTATTAGGGTATATAGGTATTAATCTATACACAATTGGAGTTGCCTTCAATGCCATGTTTGGCTGGGATGTAATGGTCACTGCCATACTAATATCATTTGTTTGTGCAGTATACATGCATGCCGGAGGCCAGACATCTGTTATCATGACAGACCTTGCACAGGCACTGCTGCTACTATCAGCTGGATTTTTGATTTTTTTTCTTGGAATAGATAAAATAGGCAGTCTATCATCATTCTGGAATTCATTGCCATATCAATTCAAATTACCGTTTTCCCCTTTTAATTCACCCCCTGATTTTAATTTTGTAGGCATCTTCTGGCAGGATGCCTTCGGCAGCTCAATGGCATTTTATTTTCTAAACCAGGGAATTTTAATGCGTTTTATGAGTGTCCGTTCTCCCCGTGATGGAAGAAAGGCAATGTTCCTAGTATGCCTTGTTCTTATGCCACTTGCTGCGTTTGCTGTAGCAAATGCAGGCTGGATAGGCCGCTCTATGCAGCAATTAGGTTTACTTCCTGATACCCTTGACCCCAATCATATTTTTGTTGATGTAGCATTTGCAATCACTAAACCCGGTATCTTTGGTTTTATTATGGCAGCTTTGATAGCAGCACTCATGTCAACAATAGATACATTGATTAACGGCGTTGCAGCTATAGGCGTTAATGATATTGTAAAAAAAATTGTTCCCAATAAAGAAGATAGATTTTACCTCACATGGGCCCGTACCATTTCACTTGCAGCAGCAATCATTGGTGTGGCTTTAGTACCACTTTTCATGCAATTTAAATCAATATATCTGGCACATGGAACATTTATTGCTGCAGTTACTCCACCAATGATTGTCACAATACTGTTTGGCATCTTGTGGAAACGGTATACCACTCAAGCTGCCACCGCTACTTTAATTGTGGGCAGTATTGCAATGCTTATCTCCATTAAATGGCCCGGAATTTTAACAATGTTATCACATGGTGTTGCTCCTGAAGGGCTGCAATACATGAGAGCTTTATATGGACTAATTGTGTGTACTGCCATCAGTATTGTAGTGACAGTAATTACCAAGCAAAAAGAACTATCTACTATTCCCGGCCTTGTTGTAGACAGTATCTATGATGGTAAAGTGTTATTCAAAGGTGGCCAACCAGATGATTTTGACGAAGGTAAGATTGTACATTGTTATATAGCAGAAACTAATGAAGGTGTTTCCTTAAGCACAAAAATGATGGAATATCTACAGGCAAAACCAGGAGATATCCTCTACATTGCTGATGAACGCTGGTGGTTAGGTGGCTTGAGATCTATACATGCTAAAGCCGGTATCCCTCATCAGGGGGATGATAATGTTATTTTTTTAGGAACTGAACTTATTCACCAGGGAAATTTAGATGTAAACAGGCGTGTATCTGTGGTAAAGATTATTTAA